The Pygocentrus nattereri isolate fPygNat1 chromosome 2, fPygNat1.pri, whole genome shotgun sequence genome has a window encoding:
- the ccl20l gene encoding C-C motif chemokine 20 has protein sequence MPAIMPAKGLVATALIICGVLYTLSPTTAAYGPMNHACCVKYTRKPVGFSLIKGYFEQSSREVCRIDAIIFITKRNKKICATTADDWVRKALARLSDKMKKMSKLQSNQSAGVSISTLSARGITSSS, from the exons ATGCCTGCCATCATGCCTGCGAAAGGTTTGGTCGCCACCGCCCTCATCATCTGCGGGGTACTGTACACTCTGAGTCCGACTACGGCCGCAT ACGGTCCAATGAATCATGCCTGCTGTGTGAAATACACTCGGAAACCTGTGGGGTTCAGTCTGATCAAAGGTTACTTTGAGCAGAGTTCCCGCGAGGTGTGCCGCATCGATGCCATCAT atttatcacAAAGCGCAACAAGAAGATCTGCGCAACCACCGCCGACGACTGGGTGAGAAAGGCGCTGGCGCGCCTGAG cgataaaatgaaaaagatgtcaAAGCTGCAGTCTAACCAGTCTGCCGGCGTCAGCATCAGCACCCTCTCAGCTCGGGGCATCACTTCAAGCTCCTAA